A window of Costertonia aggregata contains these coding sequences:
- a CDS encoding TolB family protein: MRILFVFVLLFLFESCKTEPKKREPVKDEKKKSLMAGSDTLIYPEEKHFKSIRQITFGGDNAEAYWSWDDKQIIFQSNNEDWGMKCDQMFLMNIDENFKSKKPPMISTGFGRTTCAYFLPDNKHYVYGSTHLADKECPEVPLRKNGNYVWPVYDSFDIFVADLEGNITARLTHEKGYDAEATVSPKGDKIVFTSDRSGDLELYTMNLDGTDVKQITDELGYDGGAFFSPDGTKLIFRASRPKTPEEIKKYKDLLAEGLVEPTEMELFICNADGSELRQLTFLGNANWSPFFHPSGKKILFSSNFEAEKGFPFNLYFIDTDGKNLERVTHGETFDAFPVFSNDGKYLAFSSNRNNGGTRDTNLFIAEWQE, translated from the coding sequence ATGAGAATTCTTTTTGTTTTTGTCCTTCTATTTCTTTTTGAAAGTTGTAAAACCGAGCCTAAAAAACGAGAGCCCGTAAAAGATGAAAAAAAAAAATCCTTGATGGCAGGTAGTGATACATTGATATATCCCGAGGAAAAGCATTTTAAAAGTATTCGCCAAATAACTTTTGGCGGGGACAATGCGGAAGCCTATTGGAGTTGGGACGACAAGCAAATTATATTCCAATCGAACAATGAAGACTGGGGCATGAAATGTGACCAAATGTTCTTGATGAATATTGACGAAAATTTTAAAAGCAAAAAACCTCCCATGATAAGTACGGGTTTTGGCCGTACCACATGTGCCTATTTTTTACCAGATAACAAACATTATGTTTATGGTTCTACACACCTCGCCGACAAAGAATGCCCTGAAGTACCGCTTCGCAAAAACGGGAATTACGTTTGGCCGGTGTATGATTCCTTTGATATTTTTGTAGCTGATTTGGAAGGTAACATTACCGCCCGATTAACCCATGAAAAGGGTTATGATGCCGAGGCCACAGTTTCCCCAAAAGGTGATAAGATCGTTTTCACTTCAGATAGAAGCGGCGACCTTGAACTGTACACGATGAATTTGGACGGTACCGATGTCAAACAAATTACCGACGAATTGGGATATGATGGCGGTGCCTTTTTCTCTCCCGACGGCACAAAATTAATTTTTAGGGCTTCGCGACCAAAAACTCCCGAGGAAATCAAAAAATATAAGGACTTATTAGCGGAAGGGTTGGTAGAACCTACCGAGATGGAACTGTTTATCTGTAATGCCGATGGCTCCGAACTTAGGCAATTGACCTTTTTGGGCAATGCGAATTGGAGTCCGTTTTTTCATCCTTCGGGAAAGAAGATATTGTTCTCCAGCAACTTTGAAGCTGAAAAAGGATTCCCGTTCAACCTGTATTTTATCGATACCGATGGTAAAAATCTAGAACGGGTTACCCATGGCGAAACCTTTGACGCTTTTCCCGTGTTCTCTAACGACGGAAAATATTTAGCTTTTTCGAGCAACCGAAACAACGGTGGCACCCGAGACACAAATCTGTTTATTGCGGAATGGCAAGAATAA
- the lepA gene encoding translation elongation factor 4 — MKNIRNFCIIAHIDHGKSTLADRLLDFTGSVTDREKKEQLLDNMDLERERGITIKSHAIQMEYTHKGEQYILNLIDTPGHVDFSYEVSRSIAACEGALLVVDAAQSIQAQTISNLYLALENDLEIIPVLNKVDLPSASPEEVTDDIVDLLGCDAEEVIPASAKTGIGIEEILTAIIERIPAPVGNPDESLQALVFDSVYNPFRGVETYFRVINGEIKKGQKIKFVATDKDYFADEVGTLKLTQQPKQSIKSGDVGYLITGIKDAREVKVGDTITDAASPTKNAIAGFEDVKPMVFAGIYPVDTEDFEELRSSMEKLQLNDASLVFAPESSAALGFGFRCGFLGMLHMEIIQERLEREFDMTVITTVPNVSYHAFTRKDPETPLIVNNPSDLPDPSTIDRVEEPYIKATIITKADFVGNVMSLCIDKRGLITNQTYLTTDRVELTFDMPLAEIVFDFYDRLKTVSKGYASFDYTPIGMRTSKLVRVDILLNSQPVDALSALIHADNATTIGKKMCEKLKELIPRQQFDIPIQAAIGAKIISRETTKALRKDVTAKCYGGDISRKRKLLEKQKKGKKRMRQVGNVEVPQEAFMAVLKLND; from the coding sequence ATGAAGAATATTAGAAATTTCTGTATCATTGCCCATATAGACCATGGTAAAAGTACCTTGGCAGACCGCTTGTTGGATTTTACCGGATCGGTCACCGATCGCGAAAAGAAAGAACAGCTCTTGGACAACATGGATCTGGAACGTGAACGTGGTATCACCATTAAAAGCCATGCCATACAAATGGAGTATACCCATAAGGGCGAGCAATACATCCTTAATCTCATTGACACCCCTGGACATGTTGATTTTTCATACGAAGTTTCACGGTCCATTGCCGCATGTGAAGGCGCACTTTTGGTCGTAGACGCTGCGCAAAGCATACAGGCGCAAACAATATCCAACCTATACCTGGCCCTGGAAAACGACTTGGAGATTATTCCGGTACTCAACAAAGTTGACTTGCCCAGTGCAAGCCCCGAAGAAGTAACCGATGATATCGTAGACCTTTTAGGTTGTGATGCGGAAGAAGTAATACCTGCCAGTGCAAAAACCGGTATTGGTATCGAGGAAATCTTAACTGCTATCATAGAACGTATTCCCGCTCCCGTTGGTAATCCCGATGAATCGTTACAGGCTTTGGTATTCGATTCGGTTTACAACCCGTTTCGTGGTGTGGAGACCTATTTTAGGGTCATTAACGGAGAGATAAAAAAAGGGCAAAAAATTAAATTCGTAGCTACTGACAAAGACTACTTCGCCGATGAGGTGGGTACGCTCAAATTAACACAACAACCCAAACAAAGCATAAAATCAGGTGATGTAGGGTATTTGATCACGGGTATAAAAGATGCACGTGAGGTAAAAGTGGGCGATACCATAACCGATGCCGCCAGCCCTACAAAAAATGCCATTGCAGGTTTCGAAGATGTTAAACCAATGGTATTTGCCGGTATTTACCCCGTTGATACCGAAGATTTTGAAGAGCTACGTTCCTCAATGGAAAAATTACAGTTGAACGATGCTTCGTTGGTATTTGCTCCAGAGAGCAGTGCGGCACTAGGTTTTGGTTTTCGTTGTGGTTTTTTGGGTATGCTTCATATGGAGATTATACAAGAACGTTTGGAGCGAGAATTTGACATGACCGTGATAACCACCGTACCCAACGTTAGCTATCATGCCTTTACCCGAAAAGACCCGGAAACCCCTTTAATCGTAAACAACCCTAGCGACCTTCCCGACCCATCTACCATAGATCGTGTAGAAGAACCGTATATTAAGGCGACCATTATTACCAAAGCCGATTTTGTGGGCAATGTTATGTCACTTTGTATCGATAAAAGAGGTTTGATTACCAACCAAACGTATCTGACTACCGATAGGGTAGAACTCACTTTTGATATGCCGCTGGCAGAAATCGTGTTCGATTTTTATGATCGCTTAAAAACGGTTTCCAAAGGCTATGCCTCATTTGATTACACCCCTATCGGTATGCGAACGTCCAAACTGGTACGTGTGGATATTTTATTGAATTCGCAACCCGTTGATGCCCTCTCTGCCTTGATACATGCCGATAACGCCACGACCATAGGCAAAAAGATGTGCGAAAAATTAAAAGAGCTTATTCCCCGACAGCAGTTTGACATTCCCATACAGGCAGCTATCGGCGCTAAGATTATTTCTAGGGAAACTACTAAGGCCCTGCGAAAGGACGTTACCGCAAAATGTTACGGCGGTGATATTTCACGTAAGCGTAAATTGCTTGAAAAACAGAAAAAAGGAAAAAAACGTATGCGCCAAGTAGGTAATGTAGAAGTGCCCCAAGAAGCGTTTATGGCCGTTTTGAAACTGAACGATTAA
- a CDS encoding prolipoprotein diacylglyceryl transferase, whose product MTIPFEPILFGIKLNVHLVLEYLAFFLAFRYYVYLRKRSEDPISSTRRLSIIIGAVFGALLFSRLIAFLENPTLYDAQGWVSILNNKTIMGGLFGGLLGVELSKKIIGEKKSSGDLFTLPIILGICIGRVGCFFAGTSEFTYGIETPSILGINLGDGLYRHPIALYEIVFLIGLFLLIKRLKKRPDQPESGTYFKFFMVVYFFFRFCIEFIKPNTFLILGLSSIQYLCLICFVYYHRFIVKSIFYAGKKLHLL is encoded by the coding sequence ATGACTATCCCCTTCGAGCCCATACTGTTCGGTATAAAATTGAACGTGCATTTGGTGTTGGAATATCTTGCCTTCTTTTTGGCATTTCGGTATTACGTATATCTACGAAAACGCAGTGAAGATCCCATTTCTTCAACCCGCCGGTTATCCATTATTATTGGAGCTGTTTTTGGAGCATTGTTGTTCTCTAGACTTATCGCTTTTTTGGAAAATCCCACTTTATACGATGCCCAGGGCTGGGTATCTATTTTGAACAACAAAACGATAATGGGCGGTCTTTTTGGAGGGTTATTGGGTGTTGAACTCTCAAAAAAAATAATAGGTGAAAAAAAATCGTCGGGAGACTTGTTTACTTTGCCAATAATATTGGGCATTTGCATAGGTCGTGTCGGTTGCTTCTTTGCCGGTACAAGTGAATTTACATATGGTATTGAAACTCCTTCAATTTTAGGTATAAATCTAGGTGATGGCCTATATCGGCATCCTATCGCGCTGTATGAAATTGTGTTTCTAATAGGGCTGTTCCTACTCATAAAAAGGCTTAAAAAGCGACCTGACCAACCAGAAAGCGGCACTTATTTTAAGTTCTTTATGGTCGTTTATTTTTTCTTTCGGTTTTGTATTGAATTTATTAAACCCAATACCTTTTTGATTCTCGGCCTCAGCAGCATTCAATATTTATGCTTAATTTGTTTTGTATATTATCATAGATTCATCGTAAAATCAATTTTTTATGCCGGAAAGAAATTACACCTATTATGA
- a CDS encoding helix-turn-helix domain-containing protein gives MLIDILHLMGVIFCLLTAFLIRFRFNKNNSFSGHLLAAVLFLNALCNSFYLFIVYGLINHFPYLYKVPAPITYLIFPLAYLYVRAVLYGKSSFKKTDVLHLIPFLFFTVNYFPFYMMDMDEKSRMVYEVSQNFSKTFTGQDGHLPEWVNIFCRALISLIYLAFQWRMIHLFFTKNNTVVSKQYKLVKKWIYDFTTIQTIYSLALLVLYVSNALLFFGIIPNVGYIYLPLGFLVSSSFLLVSAYLLWNPKLLIGLPNLPLKPPGTDLLSLKTELESDFNVLDIFLREKEAFLNPELTVHELSKATQISPRRISQIISLSDYSNFNDYINQMRIKYAASEIQEGYLSQFSVDALSKTSGFNSKNAFYRAFKKIHGCTPKTYHSNLNSDSSG, from the coding sequence ATGCTCATAGACATCCTGCATTTGATGGGGGTTATCTTCTGCCTTCTCACTGCTTTTCTTATTCGATTTCGTTTCAACAAGAACAATAGTTTTTCTGGCCATCTACTGGCTGCGGTACTATTCTTAAATGCATTATGTAACAGTTTTTATCTTTTTATAGTTTATGGCCTTATAAACCATTTCCCATATTTATACAAAGTTCCCGCTCCTATAACCTACCTTATTTTCCCGTTGGCATATTTATATGTTAGGGCGGTATTGTACGGTAAGAGTTCATTCAAAAAAACAGATGTTTTACACCTAATCCCCTTCTTGTTCTTTACTGTAAACTACTTTCCGTTTTACATGATGGATATGGACGAAAAAAGTAGGATGGTCTACGAGGTAAGCCAAAACTTTAGCAAAACCTTTACAGGTCAAGATGGGCATTTGCCAGAATGGGTAAATATTTTTTGCAGGGCTTTGATCTCGTTAATTTACTTGGCGTTTCAATGGCGCATGATTCATTTGTTCTTTACAAAAAACAATACCGTAGTCTCAAAACAGTACAAGTTGGTCAAAAAGTGGATTTACGATTTTACCACGATACAAACCATATACAGTTTGGCCTTGTTGGTCTTGTATGTGAGTAATGCTTTACTGTTCTTTGGGATAATCCCCAATGTGGGTTATATTTATCTTCCGTTAGGGTTTTTGGTAAGTAGCAGCTTTTTATTGGTGTCGGCCTATTTATTGTGGAACCCAAAATTACTTATAGGATTGCCCAACCTGCCCTTAAAACCGCCCGGAACCGATTTACTTTCCTTAAAAACGGAATTGGAATCCGATTTTAATGTGCTCGATATTTTTTTGAGGGAAAAAGAGGCCTTTTTAAATCCTGAACTCACAGTGCACGAATTATCAAAGGCCACCCAAATATCCCCTAGAAGAATATCACAAATTATAAGTCTGTCGGATTACAGCAATTTTAACGACTATATCAATCAAATGCGCATAAAATATGCCGCCTCGGAAATTCAAGAGGGGTATCTTTCCCAATTCTCGGTAGATGCATTGTCAAAAACCTCGGGATTCAATTCAAAGAATGCATTTTATCGGGCATTTAAAAAAATTCATGGCTGTACCCCCAAAACATACCATTCTAATTTGAATAGTGATTCTTCTGGCTAA
- a CDS encoding M20/M25/M40 family metallo-hydrolase, which produces MLRNLMILAIIFTGLYSCKMDKPKKISLEEDIAFLANDSLAGRETGTPEELIAAEYLQKRMQAIGLMPKGNAGTYFQTFTFTPKSDPHAEVQFVTGDSTITGTNVVGYIDNKAEKTVIIGAHYDHLGMGGQGSLYTEGAAVHNGADDNASGVGIMLKLAESLKDSIKGSNYVFIAFSGEEMGLLGSNYFLKNPTVNLENANYMINLDMVGRLREDKTLSISGVGTAPIWKQVLNATNPGFKLVLGESGIGPSDHTSFYLQNIPALHFFTGQHEDYHKPSDDFEKLNYEGMRMIGEYILSLIAELDDDKKLTFRTTKNESEDVPRFKVALGVMPDYLFDGKGMRIDGVTQGRPAAAAGLQKGDIVVKLGDSTVVDMMSYMRALSSFEEGNSAKVVVDRKGEKVSVEVVF; this is translated from the coding sequence ATGCTGCGTAATTTGATGATTTTGGCTATAATTTTTACGGGGTTGTATTCCTGTAAGATGGATAAACCTAAAAAGATTTCTCTAGAGGAAGATATTGCATTTTTGGCCAACGATAGTTTGGCCGGTAGGGAAACGGGCACTCCCGAAGAGCTTATCGCCGCCGAGTATCTGCAAAAAAGGATGCAAGCTATTGGTTTGATGCCCAAGGGAAATGCAGGAACATATTTTCAGACATTTACCTTTACACCAAAGAGCGACCCCCATGCCGAAGTACAATTTGTTACGGGAGATAGCACAATAACAGGCACCAATGTCGTAGGCTACATTGACAACAAAGCGGAAAAAACAGTAATTATAGGTGCGCATTACGACCATTTGGGTATGGGTGGCCAAGGTTCATTGTATACAGAGGGAGCAGCCGTTCACAACGGGGCCGATGATAATGCAAGTGGTGTTGGCATTATGTTGAAACTTGCTGAAAGCCTAAAAGATTCGATCAAGGGAAGCAATTATGTTTTTATTGCGTTTTCGGGCGAAGAAATGGGATTGCTGGGGAGCAATTACTTTTTAAAAAACCCTACGGTCAATTTGGAAAATGCGAATTATATGATCAATCTGGATATGGTAGGTAGACTTCGCGAAGACAAGACTCTCTCAATTAGCGGAGTTGGCACAGCACCTATCTGGAAACAGGTGCTAAATGCTACCAATCCCGGGTTCAAGTTAGTCTTGGGCGAATCGGGCATAGGTCCTAGCGACCACACTTCTTTTTACTTACAGAACATTCCCGCCTTACATTTTTTCACGGGCCAACATGAAGATTACCATAAACCTTCCGATGATTTTGAAAAATTGAATTATGAAGGCATGCGAATGATAGGCGAGTATATTTTGAGTCTCATTGCAGAATTGGATGATGATAAAAAGTTGACCTTTAGAACCACGAAAAATGAAAGCGAGGACGTTCCCCGCTTTAAAGTGGCGTTGGGTGTAATGCCCGATTATCTTTTTGACGGAAAGGGTATGCGTATAGATGGCGTGACCCAAGGTCGGCCGGCCGCTGCTGCCGGTCTTCAAAAAGGGGATATTGTAGTTAAGCTAGGCGATAGTACGGTAGTTGATATGATGAGCTACATGAGGGCACTTTCCAGCTTTGAGGAAGGTAATTCCGCAAAAGTTGTGGTCGATAGAAAAGGAGAGAAAGTATCGGTCGAGGTAGTGTTTTGA
- a CDS encoding radical SAM protein produces MPERNYTYYDFTLSLCPDCLRRVDAKIIFENHKVYMLKNCKEHGRSQVLIADDIEYYKNIRNYNKVSEYPKTFNTKTHYGCPYDCGLCPDHEQHSCLTVIEVTDRCNLTCPTCYAGSSPTYGRHRTLEEIKKMLDVIVKNEGEPDVVQLSGGEPTVHPQFFEIMDYAKTLPIRHLMLNTNGIKIAKDFAFAEKLATYAPDFEIYLQFDSLDNHVLQTLRGANLAEIRSMALEHLNKLNLSTTLVVTLQKGLNDHEMGQTIDFALKQKCVRGVTFQPTQIAGRLENFEVDENRITLTEVRRKILEQSPIFEADDLIPVPCNPDALVMAYALKLGDEVSPLTRYINPDDLLNEGKNTIIYEQDEQLHGKMIELFSTGNSVEKASENLKSIMCCLPEIDAPELGYDNLFRIIIMQFIDAHNFDVRAIKKSCVHIVNKDYKIIPFETMNLFYRDDKIERLKELQNEVI; encoded by the coding sequence ATGCCGGAAAGAAATTACACCTATTATGATTTTACGCTCAGCCTATGTCCCGATTGTTTAAGGCGTGTGGATGCCAAGATAATCTTTGAGAACCATAAGGTCTATATGCTTAAAAACTGTAAGGAACATGGGCGCTCCCAAGTATTAATTGCTGACGATATTGAATATTACAAGAACATTCGCAACTATAACAAGGTGTCGGAGTACCCAAAAACCTTTAATACCAAGACCCATTATGGATGCCCTTATGATTGTGGTCTTTGTCCTGACCATGAACAGCACTCTTGCCTGACCGTTATCGAAGTAACCGATCGTTGTAACCTTACCTGCCCTACATGTTATGCAGGGTCTTCGCCTACCTATGGCAGACATAGAACGTTGGAAGAAATCAAAAAAATGCTGGATGTCATCGTCAAGAACGAAGGCGAACCCGATGTTGTGCAACTCAGTGGCGGCGAGCCTACGGTTCACCCGCAGTTTTTTGAGATTATGGATTATGCCAAAACGTTGCCCATTCGCCATTTAATGTTGAATACCAACGGTATAAAAATTGCCAAGGATTTTGCTTTTGCCGAAAAATTGGCAACCTACGCCCCTGATTTTGAAATATACCTTCAGTTTGATTCTTTGGATAATCATGTGCTGCAAACCCTACGCGGTGCAAATTTGGCCGAAATACGCTCAATGGCCTTGGAACACTTGAACAAACTAAACTTATCGACAACCCTGGTCGTAACCCTACAAAAAGGATTGAACGACCATGAAATGGGCCAGACCATAGATTTTGCGTTGAAGCAAAAATGTGTACGCGGTGTTACCTTTCAACCTACCCAAATTGCTGGTCGTTTGGAAAATTTTGAGGTCGATGAAAATAGGATTACCCTTACCGAGGTACGCCGAAAGATTTTGGAACAATCTCCCATTTTTGAAGCGGACGATTTGATTCCAGTACCCTGTAATCCCGATGCTTTGGTCATGGCATACGCCCTAAAATTGGGCGACGAGGTGAGTCCGTTAACGCGTTACATCAATCCCGATGATTTATTGAACGAAGGGAAAAACACTATTATTTACGAGCAAGACGAACAACTGCATGGTAAGATGATTGAATTGTTCAGTACCGGTAACTCAGTTGAAAAAGCATCTGAAAACCTAAAAAGCATCATGTGCTGCCTCCCTGAAATCGATGCACCGGAATTGGGATATGACAATCTTTTCCGCATCATAATCATGCAATTTATCGATGCCCATAACTTTGATGTACGTGCGATTAAAAAATCATGTGTACACATTGTGAACAAAGATTACAAGATTATTCCATTTGAGACCATGAACCTATTTTATAGGGATGATAAGATTGAAAGGCTAAAAGAATTACAAAACGAAGTTATATGA
- a CDS encoding TonB-dependent receptor family protein, with protein MRPNYFAGIFFLLLPLLLFSQTHKISGFVKSNKSSPLPFANVFLLNIPDSSLVKGSSADENGYFVFTDIPKGIYLVKAGYFGSETVPIAIDVSKDVSIGALIMEKTGETLDEVTVVAKQPTLERKPDRIVFNVENTAVSQSSSWDIIRNTPGVINAQNGLQIRGQEATIYLNDRKIQLTSDEVQSFLEGLSGENIKSIEVIPNPPARYEAEGGPILNITTSKNITPGYKGSVNGNYAQAIFPKYSFGTSHYYKTEKLSLFGNYTINPRKDFQNTNSDIFFIDANNTNFAFWETDLEKTTRSLAQNANVIVDYRIDDKNNLNFTSYLGFSPNKRTSNTVATEMRNASRQIDSTLATTSSIVNDNLNLGLDATYEHRFKKEGSQLIVNVHYTKYTDDGEQTVASRYSNAVGNSLSSLDFSTVSDQEIDIFTGQLDVVSPLGKASLETGAKISSITSLNTYDFFDIEGNQSILNTSLSDNFEYNEQVYAGYVSLLRNWDKWAVKVGLRGEQTDVKGVSLALNTINNQNYFELFPSFYLLHNVDDESSFSFDYSRKLKRPNYQDLNPFRLFLNENDFNEGNPDLRPNFSHNFNLNYALKSTYFFDFYYRDNGEYISTLSFQDNESQTLKQVQQNVDESISYGLDFTVSTSVSKIWYLYAYTSLFYESETFLALESNDQLVKNEVEGVYVSLNNYITLSKDGTFNGEINLNYLSTFIAGSYVQSDPSTVLNIGLKKSLWNKRAVVSLTAEDLLGRANPRYTSRYLNQDNSYRPVPETQFVRLGFKYNFGNFKLGDNERAFEKKERDRLKSDD; from the coding sequence ATGAGACCAAACTATTTTGCAGGCATATTTTTTCTACTCTTGCCTTTGCTATTGTTTTCACAAACCCATAAAATTTCAGGTTTCGTAAAAAGCAATAAGTCATCCCCTCTGCCTTTTGCCAATGTTTTTTTACTGAATATACCGGACTCATCGTTGGTCAAAGGGAGCTCTGCGGATGAAAACGGGTATTTTGTTTTTACCGATATCCCTAAAGGTATCTACTTGGTCAAGGCAGGCTATTTTGGTTCAGAGACCGTACCTATCGCCATAGATGTTTCAAAAGATGTAAGTATAGGTGCTTTGATAATGGAAAAAACCGGGGAAACCTTGGACGAGGTCACCGTTGTCGCAAAACAGCCCACTTTGGAGCGAAAACCTGATCGAATCGTATTTAATGTTGAAAACACGGCCGTATCCCAAAGCAGTTCTTGGGATATTATCAGAAATACACCAGGAGTCATTAATGCTCAAAATGGTTTACAGATCAGGGGGCAAGAAGCCACGATTTATCTTAACGATAGAAAAATACAGTTGACATCAGATGAAGTACAATCTTTTTTGGAAGGGCTTTCGGGCGAAAACATAAAATCAATAGAAGTCATCCCCAACCCTCCTGCACGATACGAGGCAGAGGGCGGTCCCATTTTGAACATTACCACCTCAAAAAATATAACGCCCGGTTATAAAGGGAGTGTAAACGGAAATTATGCCCAAGCTATTTTTCCAAAATATAGTTTTGGCACCAGCCATTACTATAAAACGGAAAAGTTGAGCCTTTTCGGAAATTATACCATAAACCCCCGAAAAGATTTTCAGAATACCAATAGCGATATTTTTTTCATTGATGCCAACAACACCAATTTTGCCTTTTGGGAAACAGACTTGGAAAAAACGACTAGATCTTTGGCTCAAAACGCCAATGTTATCGTGGATTATAGGATAGATGATAAAAATAATTTAAATTTTACGTCATACCTTGGGTTCTCACCGAACAAACGAACCAGTAATACCGTAGCTACCGAAATGCGTAATGCGTCGCGACAAATAGATTCTACGTTGGCTACAACGAGCAGTATCGTGAACGACAATCTCAACTTGGGCTTAGATGCCACTTATGAGCACAGGTTCAAAAAAGAAGGCAGCCAATTGATCGTTAACGTTCATTACACAAAATACACCGATGACGGCGAACAAACAGTTGCCAGTAGATACTCAAATGCTGTAGGTAATTCACTGAGCAGTCTCGATTTTTCAACGGTCTCAGACCAGGAAATCGATATTTTTACGGGCCAATTGGATGTTGTATCACCACTTGGTAAAGCTTCGTTGGAAACCGGGGCAAAAATTTCCAGCATCACTTCGTTGAACACCTATGATTTTTTTGATATCGAGGGCAATCAATCTATATTGAACACGTCGTTATCCGATAATTTTGAATATAATGAACAGGTTTATGCCGGTTACGTAAGCCTTTTGCGAAATTGGGACAAATGGGCTGTGAAAGTAGGGTTGCGTGGAGAACAAACCGATGTTAAAGGCGTGTCCTTGGCTTTGAACACGATCAACAACCAAAACTATTTTGAGCTTTTCCCCTCTTTTTATCTGTTACACAATGTTGATGATGAGAGCAGTTTTTCCTTTGATTATAGCCGTAAATTAAAAAGACCAAATTATCAAGACTTAAATCCGTTTCGGCTTTTCCTGAACGAAAACGACTTCAATGAAGGTAACCCTGACTTACGCCCCAATTTTAGTCACAATTTTAACTTGAACTACGCTTTGAAAAGCACATACTTTTTTGATTTTTATTATCGGGATAACGGTGAGTACATCAGCACCTTGAGTTTTCAGGACAACGAATCACAAACGTTGAAACAAGTACAGCAAAATGTAGATGAGAGCATATCCTATGGCTTGGATTTTACGGTAAGTACTTCTGTTTCAAAAATATGGTACTTATATGCCTATACTTCTTTGTTTTATGAATCGGAAACCTTTTTGGCGTTGGAGAGCAATGACCAACTGGTAAAAAACGAAGTGGAAGGCGTGTATGTTTCCCTGAACAATTATATTACATTATCCAAAGATGGTACGTTCAACGGCGAAATCAACCTAAATTACCTATCTACCTTCATAGCTGGCTCTTATGTACAGTCAGACCCGTCAACGGTTCTCAATATAGGCCTAAAAAAATCGTTGTGGAACAAAAGAGCGGTCGTTTCTTTAACAGCGGAAGATTTACTGGGCCGGGCAAACCCTAGGTATACCTCTAGATATTTGAACCAAGATAATTCGTATAGACCTGTCCCTGAGACACAATTTGTACGATTAGGGTTCAAATATAATTTTGGAAACTTTAAACTTGGCGACAATGAAAGAGCGTTTGAAAAAAAGGAACGCGACCGACTCAAAAGCGACGATTGA
- the dusB gene encoding tRNA dihydrouridine synthase DusB yields MPKIGDIQLPDFPLLLAPMEDVSDPPFRALCKEQGADVVYTEFISSEGLIRDAAKSVMKLDIYEKERPVGIQIFGANLDSMLQSVEIVEKSNPDIIDINFGCPVKKVVSKGAGAGILKDIDLMVSLTEAMVKHTKLPITVKTRLGWDDDSIKIVEVAERLQDVGIKSIAIHGRTRAQMYKGNANWKPIAEVKNNPRMHIPVFGNGDVNTPEAAMKMRDEYGLDGAMIGRASIGYPWFFKEVKHYFETGTHMAPPTITERVDAARRHLQMAIDWKGEKLGVFETRRHYTNYFKGIPNFKEYRMKMVTSDAATDVFNAFDEVLEKFGDYQFA; encoded by the coding sequence TTGCCCAAAATAGGAGACATACAACTACCCGATTTTCCACTATTGTTGGCACCCATGGAAGATGTGAGTGACCCACCTTTTCGTGCATTATGCAAGGAGCAGGGAGCTGATGTGGTATATACCGAATTCATCTCTTCCGAAGGGCTCATACGCGATGCTGCCAAAAGCGTTATGAAGTTGGATATTTACGAGAAAGAACGCCCGGTAGGCATTCAAATTTTTGGGGCAAATTTAGACTCTATGCTTCAATCTGTAGAGATAGTCGAGAAATCCAATCCGGATATCATCGATATCAATTTTGGCTGTCCCGTAAAAAAAGTAGTGTCCAAAGGTGCTGGTGCGGGAATTCTAAAAGACATTGATTTGATGGTTTCCCTGACGGAAGCTATGGTAAAGCATACCAAACTGCCCATCACGGTAAAAACACGTTTGGGTTGGGACGATGATTCGATAAAAATCGTTGAGGTCGCAGAACGCTTGCAGGATGTAGGTATAAAATCAATCGCCATACACGGCCGTACACGCGCACAAATGTACAAGGGCAATGCCAACTGGAAACCCATAGCCGAGGTAAAAAACAACCCGCGTATGCATATTCCCGTATTTGGCAATGGTGATGTAAATACCCCGGAAGCCGCTATGAAAATGCGTGACGAATATGGTTTGGACGGCGCCATGATAGGCCGTGCCAGTATTGGTTACCCATGGTTTTTTAAAGAAGTAAAGCACTACTTTGAAACAGGTACGCATATGGCACCGCCCACAATTACCGAACGTGTGGATGCGGCTCGCAGACATTTACAAATGGCCATAGATTGGAAAGGCGAAAAACTAGGGGTGTTTGAAACGCGCAGGCACTATACCAATTATTTTAAGGGCATACCCAATTTTAAGGAATATCGAATGAAAATGGTGACCAGTGATGCCGCTACCGATGTTTTTAACGCTTTTGATGAGGTATTGGAAAAGTTTGGGGACTATCAATTCGCTTAA